The following proteins are encoded in a genomic region of Bradyrhizobium sp. SK17:
- a CDS encoding ATP-binding protein — protein MTSFGRVISVRGSQARVGLLAGGQMQLSEMRATVGRFVSIRCASSVIVAMITEVTCENLPPSEAYIATASVDLLGEILGGDRPKFQRGVTHYPTIGDSTDLITNQELRTVYAPSGSDQINVGTLQQDRSVIAYVDIEEMLSKHFAVLGSTGVGKSTGVSLLLNEILKSRPNLRIFLLDVHNEYGRCFGERAQVLNPRNLKLPFWLFNFEEIVDVLFGGRPGVPDELDILAEVIPMAKGIYTQYQNSDRVGLGLKRVDPRQVGYTVDTPVPYRLVDLISLIDERMGKLENRSSRIIYHKLISRIDAVRNDPRYAFMFDNANVGGDTMAEVISHLFRLPANGKPMTIMQLAGFPAEVVDSVVSVLCRMAFDFGLWSDGVSPMLFVCEEAHRYASADRNIGFGPTRKAVSRIAKEGRKYGVYLGLITQRPAELDATIISQCNTLFTMRLANDRDQALLRSAVSDAAANLLSFVPSLGTREVLAFGEGVALPTRLRFKEVPPHQLPRGEATIATVPSVTAGHDMHFVSAVLERWRGATSHRDTPNDPNLNSGLNAAAPPRTMAPAEAPMLQPSLGLDPDRFSLLKKPLR, from the coding sequence GTGACATCCTTCGGACGTGTGATCTCTGTACGCGGCTCGCAGGCCCGGGTCGGGCTGCTGGCCGGCGGCCAGATGCAACTTTCAGAAATGCGAGCGACGGTCGGCCGGTTCGTCAGCATCCGCTGTGCGAGTTCGGTCATCGTCGCCATGATCACCGAAGTGACGTGTGAGAACCTGCCGCCGTCCGAGGCCTACATCGCGACCGCCTCGGTCGACCTGCTCGGCGAGATCCTTGGCGGTGACCGGCCGAAGTTCCAGCGCGGTGTCACCCACTATCCGACCATCGGCGACAGCACCGACCTGATCACGAACCAGGAGCTGCGCACGGTGTATGCGCCGAGCGGCTCGGACCAGATCAATGTCGGCACGCTGCAGCAGGATCGTTCTGTCATCGCCTATGTCGATATCGAGGAAATGCTTTCCAAGCACTTCGCGGTGCTGGGCTCCACCGGCGTCGGCAAATCCACCGGCGTGTCGCTGCTGCTCAACGAGATCCTGAAGTCGCGGCCGAACCTGCGCATCTTCCTGCTCGACGTGCACAATGAATACGGCCGCTGCTTCGGCGAGCGCGCCCAGGTGCTCAACCCGCGGAACCTGAAGCTGCCGTTCTGGCTGTTCAACTTCGAAGAGATCGTCGACGTGCTGTTCGGCGGCCGGCCCGGCGTACCCGACGAGCTCGACATCCTCGCCGAAGTGATACCGATGGCGAAGGGCATCTACACCCAGTACCAGAACTCCGACCGGGTCGGCCTTGGGCTGAAGCGGGTCGATCCCCGGCAGGTCGGCTACACCGTCGATACGCCGGTACCCTATCGCCTGGTCGACCTGATCTCGCTGATCGACGAGCGCATGGGCAAACTCGAGAACCGCTCCTCGCGCATCATCTACCACAAGCTGATCTCGCGCATCGACGCGGTGCGCAACGATCCGCGCTACGCTTTCATGTTCGACAACGCCAATGTCGGCGGCGACACCATGGCCGAAGTGATCAGCCATCTGTTCCGCCTGCCCGCCAATGGCAAGCCGATGACCATCATGCAGCTCGCCGGCTTCCCCGCCGAAGTCGTCGATTCCGTGGTGTCGGTGCTGTGCCGCATGGCGTTCGATTTCGGGCTGTGGAGCGACGGCGTCTCGCCGATGCTGTTCGTCTGCGAAGAAGCGCACCGCTATGCCTCGGCCGACCGCAATATCGGCTTCGGCCCGACCCGCAAGGCGGTGTCGCGCATCGCCAAGGAAGGCCGCAAATACGGCGTCTATCTCGGCCTGATCACCCAGCGTCCGGCCGAACTCGACGCCACCATCATCTCCCAGTGCAACACGCTGTTCACGATGCGGCTTGCCAACGACCGCGACCAGGCGCTGCTGCGCTCGGCGGTCTCGGATGCCGCCGCCAATTTGCTGTCGTTCGTGCCCTCGCTCGGCACCCGCGAGGTGCTGGCGTTCGGCGAAGGCGTGGCGCTGCCGACGCGCTTGCGCTTCAAGGAGGTGCCGCCGCACCAGTTGCCGCGCGGCGAAGCCACCATCGCCACGGTGCCGTCGGTCACCGCCGGCCATGACATGCATTTCGTCAGCGCCGTGCTGGAGCGCTGGCGCGGCGCGACCTCGCATCGCGATACGCCCAACGACCCGAACCTCAATTCGGGGCTCAACGCCGCCGCGCCGCCACGCACGATGGCGCCGGCCGAGGCCCCGATGCTACAGCCGTCGCTGGGGCTCGATCCGGATCGCTTCTCGCTGCTGAAGAAGCCGCTGCGCTAA
- a CDS encoding peroxidase-related enzyme (This protein belongs to a clade of uncharacterized proteins related to peroxidases such as the alkylhydroperoxidase AhpD.), which yields MTQPTAKRFPTPALDQLPEDIRSRILAVQEKSGFVPNVFLTLAYRPDEFRAFFAYHDALMEKDSGLSKAEREMIVVATSAANQCQYCVIAHGAILRIRAKNPEIADQIAVNYRKADITPRQRAMLDFAMKVSRAAEEVSEADFAALAAHGFSDDDVWDIAAVAAFFALSNRLANVTGMRPNAEFYMLGRQPK from the coding sequence ATGACGCAACCGACCGCAAAGCGCTTCCCGACGCCCGCTCTCGACCAACTCCCCGAGGATATCCGCAGCCGCATCCTCGCGGTGCAGGAGAAGTCCGGCTTCGTGCCGAACGTCTTCCTCACGCTGGCCTACCGCCCCGACGAGTTTCGTGCGTTCTTTGCCTATCACGACGCGCTGATGGAGAAGGACTCCGGCCTCTCCAAGGCCGAGCGCGAGATGATCGTGGTGGCGACCAGCGCCGCCAACCAGTGCCAATATTGCGTGATCGCCCATGGCGCCATCCTGCGCATCCGCGCCAAGAATCCGGAGATCGCCGACCAGATCGCGGTCAATTACCGCAAGGCCGACATCACGCCGCGGCAACGCGCGATGCTCGATTTCGCCATGAAGGTGAGCCGCGCCGCCGAGGAGGTCTCCGAGGCGGACTTCGCCGCGCTTGCCGCCCATGGCTTCAGCGATGACGACGTCTGGGACATCGCCGCGGTCGCGGCTTTCTTCGCGCTCTCGAACCGGCTGGCGAACGTCACCGGCATGCGGCCGAACGCCGAGTTCTACATGCTCGGCCGGCAGCCGAAATAG